In the genome of Spirochaetota bacterium, the window GACACGCCGGAAAGGTATTACGGGCGAGGACCTTCTTAAGATGCTCGAAATGCGTCTTGACAATGTCGTCTACCGGCTCGGGCTCGCGAAGTCACGCGCACAGGCGCGGCAATTCGTCACCCACGGACATATCCTGATAAACGGAAAGAAGGTATCCATCCCCTCGCGTCAGGTGCTCATCGATGATGTGATCGAATATCATGCGAAGAGCAAGGACCGTCCAGTCATGAAAGAGCTCGCAGAGAACGTGAAGACCGAGTATCTTTCTCCGTGGCTGTCGTACGATGCGGCGACGCAGAAGGGGAAAGTGATAGCGTTCCCGCGCCGCGAGCATATCGATTTCCCGGTGACCGAACAGCTCATCATCGAATTGTATTCGAAGTAATATCAAGTTTATGTGAGGAAACAGCCTATGGCGCTCAAAGACATACTGGAATCAACGAAAAAGCCCCATCGCGTTACGTTCGAACGCGAAGAGGTAACGCCGGTGTTCGGCCGCTTTACTGCGCAGCCGTTCGAAAAGGGTTATGCGGTGACGGTCGGCAACGCCGTTCGGCGTGTGCTTCTTTCATCGATACCCGGATATGCCGTTTCCGCGATAAAGATCGACGGGGTCAGCAATGAATTCGAGAACATCAAGGGCGTAAAAGAGGATACGGTCGTCGTCATACTGAACCTGAAGAAGGCCGTCGTACGGCTGACCGACGGGCTCGATGCTAAGACGGTCCATATCAAGAAGGAAGGCCCGGGTACGTTCACGGCCGGCGATATCTCGCTTGCCGACAGCGGCGTAGAAGTGATGAACAAGGACTTGGTCATCGCAACGCTCGCACAAGGTACGAAACTCTCCATCGACCTGCAGATCGATGCAGGATATGGCTATGTCCCTTCTGAGATGAACGAACAGCTTGTGCAGGAAATAGGTGCGATAACGATCGATGCGATGTATTCGCCGATACGCCGTGTGCGCTTCGAGGTCGAGGACATCCGCGTCGGTCAGCGCACCGACTACGGCAAACTTACCCTTGAGGTCGAGACGAACGGCGCTATATCCCCCGAAAAGGCGGTGTCATGGGCCGCAAAGATACTGCGAAACAATCTCTTCGCATTCCTCCATATCGAGGAATCGAAGGACGATGCCGCAGGGGCGGACGGTGCGTCCGAAGAGAGCGCACTTGACCGTTTACGGGATGTACACATCGAGGAAGTTGAGTTCTCGATACGCACGGCGAATTTCCTCGCGACCAATGACTTGAAGACGCTTGACCGCGTTGCCATGAAGAGCGAGGGGGACCTTGAGCGTATGACCGGTTCCAATGAGATGATCATCCAGGAAATTAAGGAAAAGCTAGCCGAATACAACGCAACGTTCGGTATGCGGTAAACCAGGGAGAGAAAGCCGATGCGGCACAGAAATACGATAAAAAAATTCGACATGCGAAAGAGCCAGCGTGTTGCGATGTTCCGCAACATGCTCACCTCGCTCATCATGAAGGAAAAAGTGTTCACGACGAAAGAGAAGGGCGGCGTTCTGAAGAAGATAGCGGACAAAGTGATACACAAGGCGAAGACGAAGGGCATCAACGTCCGGCGCGATATCTCGAAGTATGTCCCTGCGGAGAACGCGCAGAAGAAGCTCATCGATGTCATCGCTCCGCGCTTCATGACACGCAACGGCGGCTATACGAGGAAAGTGCTCGCGTATCGCCGGTTCGGGGATGCTGCAGAGATGTGCTATGTGATGCTCTGCGATGAGAAGCCGGCGGCAGCGCCAGCGGGAGATAAGAAGTCATCTTAGCAGCAACGATAGTGCCGACGGTTGACTTTTTAGAACGATATACTACTATTAGTCTGCCATCCCGATACGACGGGGCGGCGGTCAGGGAAGTGTCACGAATACCCATCGAGTGTGCGATTACGGTGCATCGGCTTCAAGAGCCGGGCAGAGGTCCACTATTTGGACATGCGGGCAGCGTTCAGCGGTCCGAAAAAATATGAATAAAAAGCAAATGAACAATAAAAAGCATGTGCCCACCGGCAATGCGGATGAGGAGATACACGGTGTCTGAACAGCGAAGAAACATGAGGCGCGGCCCGAAGCGCGGCGGCCGGCCGAACGACCATGGGAATTACAATTACAACAGCGAGCGCGATGATCGTATTAAATATCGTGTTCCGCCGATGGGCGGGGCGGAGGGTGATCCGCAAGTACCGCCGACAGGCGACGTGCCGCCGTCGGACCAGCCGACCGAAATAACCAGGACGACGGACGGCGAGGTCGACAAGGAAATATTCATAAGCAAACTGTCAGCGATGGCGATGGATGAATTGATCGCCATCGGGCGCCGATATGGGCTTACCATCGAGGGGAATATACGCCGCCAGGACCTCATGCATGCGCTTCTGCGTGCACAGATAGCGAGCGGCGGATCGATATTCGCCGATGGTACGCTCGAAGTACTGCCCGACGGGTACGGATTTCTCCGATCGACGATCTTTAATTATCTCCCCGGGCCGGATGATATCTATATCTCGCCGTCGCAGATACGCCTCTTCGGCCTGAGAACGGGTGATGCCGTGACCGGGCAGGTGCGCCCGCCGAAGGACAATGAGCGTTTCTTTGCGCTCCTTCGCGTCGATACGGTGAACGGATACCGTACCGATGAGATATTCAACCGCCGCCAATTCGACACGCTGACGCCGACGTTCCCCAACGAGCGGCTCAATCTTGAGTTCTCTCCCGGGAAGATACCGACGCGCATCATCAATCTCGTATCGCCGATAGGGAAGGGGCAGCGCGGGCTTATCGTATCGCCGCCGAAAGCCGGTAAGACGATGATACTCCAGGAAATAACGAATGCCATCGAGCATAATCACCCCGAGGTGGTCGTCATCGTGCTGCTTATCGATGAGCGCCCCGAGGAAGTGACCGATATGAAACGCTCTGTCAAAGCGGAAGTGATAAGTTCGACGTTCGATGAACAGGCGGAGCATCACGTGCAGGTGGCGGAAATGGTCATTGAAAAGGCGCGGCGCCTCGTCGAGCACGGCAAGGATGTCGTCATCATGCTCGATTCGATAACCCGTCTTGCGCGCGCGTACAATCAGGTCGTCCCCGCGAGCGGGAAGATCCTTTCCGGCGGTGTCGATTCGAACGCGCTGCATAAACCGAAGAAATTCTTCGGCGCGGCGCGCAATATAGAACAGGGCGGTTCTCTCACTATCATCGCGACCGCGCTCGTTGAGACCGGCTCGCGCATGGATGAGCTCATCTACGAGGAATTCAAGGGCACCGGTAATATGGAACTGCATCTTATGAGGAAGCTCGCCAACAGACGCATATTCCCCGCTATCGACATCAATGCATCATCGACACGGCGCGAAGAGCTCATCCTCACCGAGGAAGAGAACACGAAGATGTGGGCGTTAAGGAAATTCATCCAGAACATGGAAGAATCCGAGGTTATGGACCTCATCATCGAGAAGATGCGTTCGACGAAAGATAATATCGCGTTCCTGAGATTGCTGAACTCGTAAGGAGCGGTTGACCCATAACGATATCTTCGCTCATTGAGCGGGGTCGAAATGAGCGAAAAGCATGTCCATGAAAAATAAGATCGGCGCCTTGGCTCCGCTCGGCGACCGCTTTTTCGTTAGCCATCTTCAATGCATCTGACGCACTGATGCCCCGTCCACATACGCTGGTGTGATCGAGGTCCGGATCGGTCCGGGCGATCGTATCGATGCAAGCAGCGACCGCGCGGCGGCCGCGTACACCTCGCTGAGCGAAAGATCGATGGTGGCGAGCGAGAAGGGCAATGTCTGTGTGAACGGAAGATTATCATAACCGATGAGCGAAACATCCCCCGGTATGCGTATGCCGCTTTCGGTGAGCGCATGTACGACGCCTATCGCGGTCAGATCGTTCACGATGAATATCGAATCGACAGAGCCGTCCTTGATCGAACGGACCACTGCTTTTCCTGAGGTGTAGCCGCCGGCAATACCGAGGGCTCCGTTCATGAGCATGGGCTCCTGCTCGAAACAGCTTGCGAATCCTTCCCAGCGCTGCGCGCAGACATTGTTCTGTGCGAGCGCGCCGGTGATATGTGCCGGTTTTGTGAGCCCGTGTTCCCTGAACCGCGTTCCCGCGAGCTTTCCGCCGGCGTATTCATCGACGAACACCGTATTGATGTCGTGCGCCATGTTACGGTAGCAGCAGACATACGGCATGCCGAGCGTGTGCATGTGCGCTGCTTCCCGGTCGGTGAGAGAGTGGCAGATGACGGCGTCGCATTCTTCACGGATATGATCTATCTCGCCGATGTCCGTGAACGAGCGGAGCATGAGATTGAACATCGAAGAATCGATGACCGACTGAACGGCGCGGATGACATCGGCATAGAGCCAGAGATAATACCGTTCGTCGGGTGATGATGCATGGGGACGCCGCTCAAGGAACATGATGGAACCGCTTGCGTTCCGGCGAAGCGCGCTTGCATGTTTATCCGGTACATAGCCGTATTTCGCCGCAGCGGCCAGTACGCGCTCACGTTTCTCGGGGGATACGGAATCCGGGTCATTGTACACTCGGGATACGGTCGCCGAGCTTACCTTCGCTTTTTTGGCGATGAGATCGCGTGTCGGCATGTTGTTACGTGTTCTGTTCCAGCCAGGTGAGCAGAGCATCGGCTTCAGCCCTGTCTCTGACACCGTGCGGGCAGTATACTACGCCTTTCGGATCGAGCTCTTTGTGATATTTCTTTATCACATCGACGCTGCCCCAGAGCTGAAGCCCCTTGCCCGCTTTCTGCACTTTCTTGAGCACATCCATCCATTCATGCTGCGGCGCCTGTCCGTCGCCGGGCACCCATTGTATCGCATCGAGCTTTTTTATTGCGAGCAGGCTGTCGAGATGCGTGAGCGCCTGCGGGCCGTCGAGGTGATAGATGCTATGGTCGAGGAAATTCGCCTCTTCTTCGAGCGCCGGGATGATGTATTCATTTGCGGTGTCCGGAGATACCATACAGATGAAGTCGCATTGAATGGTCGCGTAGCGGCCCGAATGCCAGAACGGTATCCAGCATGATGTTCCGTTCTCTTTCATGCCGCCTGCATCGTACAGTGCATTGTATACCGGCGGATACATCTTCCGGACCGAGCGCATCGCCTCGGTTATACGTTCGGGACTATCGTAGAAATCCATGCACAGCCGCTCGGGATTGCGAAGTGCCGAAAGCGTGTCCGCGTTCGAATGGAGGTCGCACATCGAAACGATATAACGGCCTTTGCCGTGTTCGCGGAGTTGCCGTGAAAATTCCATGAGGCTTTTCCAAGTCTCGTTGTCGGTGTTCACGCGCAGGTTCGGCAAGAACGTTCTCCAGTCGTCCACCATGGGCTCGACCCAGTTCGTGTTCATGCTGCCCTCGGAGAACTGCAGGCGCGCGCCGCAGAGCGCGGCGAACTGATCGGGGCCGTGGTCGGGGGAGAACATCGGTATCGATTCCGCGAGATAATCGGTGCTGTCAATGACGGTATCGATATGATCAAGATATCCGCGATAGTCCTTCGTGCAGGCAAAGTGGTAGAGATGCCCTTTCGGTGGGACCGCCGTTTTCCCCGGTTTTCGCACATTGAGCACCACCGGCGGGCGTTTGTATACATCGCCGGCCCAGTAGTGTTCCCAGCGTTTAACAGCCTCATCAAGGTCCGGTTTTGTTGATAGTTGCATGGTTAACTCCTATATGATGTACACGTGTACAAATATAGGTCAATTCCATGAAAAGTCAAGTGTTTACACAATTATTTTACGTCAGGTCTTTCTCGTTGAACACTTCACCCTCGAATACTTCGAATTGGACGGCCCCTTTTCTCCACTCATCCGGCTTAAGCCCTGCTTTCATGCAGGTATGTGAAAGGAAGGTGTCCCTGTCCCAGTGATGTTCGACGGGCACCTGCGGGAGGAGAAGTCCGCGATTATGCCCTTTCGTTGCGACAAGCCCGTGCTTGCCTACGACCACGGCATCAGTGCTTTGTATCGGTGTAAGCGGAGAAAGCACGGTTATCTCGATGACGATGTTCTTGAGTTCGCGTTCCGTTACCGGGGAGAAACGCGGGTCGCGGAACGCCGCCGACAGGGCCATATCGATGACGCTCTGCGCGAGCGGTTTTACGCCTTCAACATAGCCGATGCATCCGCGAAGTTCGCCGTCGGTGTCGTGCAGCGTGACGAATACGCCGCATTGTACAGCAAGCTCCGCATTCGCATTATCCGCCCGCGGAGCCGGTCTGCCCGCGCATCGCTGTGCGATCGTCTGCCGGGCGAGAGAGAGCAGGAATATTTTCGATTTTGATGAAAGCATGTATACCTCCGCAGGCGCCTGATACGGCTGATTGTACAAGCATACTGATTTTTTTCAATCGAGGTAAGTGTTCTAACCGAACACAATTGACATTTCGATATATTCCGGTAATCTGCGTTCATGGTCGTCGCGCTCGCAGTGTTCACCGTTCGCATTCCGCATGCGGCATCGCTCAAGGATAAGCGGCATGTGGTCCGCCCGCTCATTGAGCGGCTGCGCCGGGAACATGCGTTCGCCGCATCCGAGGTTGAGTTCATGGACGAACATACGCGTGCGCGTATCGGTCTTGCCGGGGTAGGGAACGACGCACAGGTGCTTCGCGGAGCCGTTGACAAGTGCTTCTACGCGCTCGAGGAGGACTATCCGAATACCATCACCGATACGGATGTCGAGATGATGACCTTTCACGGGGGTGAGTGATGGACGCGCGTGCGATAGCCGTTCGTGTGTTCAATCGCGGGCTTGCGGGATGCAGGAGCGATTGGCGTCTCGATGAAGAGGGGGCGCTCACGCATCGCCTCTATTTTATACGCGGCGGCAATGCGACGTACGATGACGGAACGCGACAGAGGCTCATGCATCGACATCTCTATATCTTCCCGTCGAACACGAAATATTCCATTACGCATGACCCGCGTGATCCGCTTTCGGTGGTGTTCTTCTATGCGGCGTTCCTGCCGGATATCGCCAATCCGCTCATCGATGTCGATCTTGCGGCATGTGAGCCGCTCAATGCACTCGGCGAATGGCTCTATCAGACCTATGCCGCACGTATGGGGAGCAGCGTCATGGAAGAGTTCGTTGTCGCACAGATATTATCGCTCGTGTCGTCCGTCGTACCGCTCGTGCCGATCGCGGATGCGCGTATCCTCGGCGTACTTGAGCGCATCAACAAGGCCCCGTCAGCTCCGCTTTCGCTTGCCGAGCTTGCGGGCACTGCCGGACTTGAACGCCACTATTTCGTGACACTGTTCAAGAAGGTGACCGGCACGACGCCGATGCGCTACATCGCCGGGCGCCGTCTCGAAGAATCCCGGCGGCTCATCAGCACCGGCCGTTCGGTACGCGACGCTTCACGCGAGGCGGGCTTCTCCGATGAGAAGAGCTTCTCGCGTCTGTTCAAGAGGGTATACGGGCTTGCCCCGAGCGTTCTCGCCCGGGAGCATGGACGATATTAGGGCTGTTCCTTACAGCGATATCATATGCACTTCGTATATGTCCGGCATCGCATGCACTTTATCGAGCACTTCCTTTCCGGGTTTCGTATCGAGCACGAGCACATTGAGCGCGCGCTTGCTCGATTCCTCGATGGTCAGGCGCATGTCGTTGATGTTGATCTTCTTATCGCCCATGATGGTGCCTATCTGCCCGACGAAGCCGTAGCGGTCCTTGCAGATGACAAGGAGCACATGCCCCTGCGGCTGCATCTCGATATGATACTGATCGTACCGTACGATACGCGGTTTGCCGTCGGTGAACACGGTGCCCCATATCTCTACCGATTTTCCGCTTTCCGTCGTTATCTTCACTGCGATGATCTCGCTGAAATCGCCTATCTTCGTGATGTTCCGTTCGACGACGCTGATGCCGCGCTCGCGAGCGATGACCGGTGCATTCACGAAATTCACGCTGCTGTCGCTGCCGATAAGGGAAGAGATGAGCCCCTTGAGCACGGCTGTGGTAAGTATCTTCGTCGGTTTTTCGGTTATGCTCCCCGAGTAGGTCACTTCCACCTTGGTAATGCTCGCTCGTGCGACCTGTGCAAGGAAAGCGCCGATCTTCGATGCGAGCTCGACGAAATTCTTCATTTCGTTGTAGATGTGAGCGTCAATAGCAGGGAAATTGACCGAGTTGTGCGCAACGTTATCGCGGAAATAGCTTACGAGTGCGTTCGCGGTCTCTATCGCCACCGATATCTGCGCCTCTTCGGTGGATGCGCCGAGATGCGGCGTGGTTATGCAGTTGTCAAGGTCGGCATAGATGAATTCCTTCGGCGGTTCGGTTATGAACACGTCGAGCGCTGCGCCGGCAATACGTTTTTCCGCGAGCGCATCCCGAAGATCGTTCTCGTTGATGATGCCTCCGCGTGCGCAGTTCACCAGACGCACGTTCGGTTTCATCAGAGCGATCTCTTTCTTCGTGACAAGGTCCTCCGTTTCCGGTGAGAGCGGCGTATGGACGGTGATATAATCGCTTTCCTTATAAATGCGTTCGAGCTTCACGAGCGTTACACCGAGCGTCTTCGCCCCCTCTTCGGGGAAATACGGGTCATGCCCGAGCACATTCATCCCGAACGCGATGGCGCGTTTGGCCACTTCGCGTCCGATGCGTCCGAGCCCGATGATACCGAGCGTCTTGCCGTGCATCTCTATCCCTTCGAATTTCTTCTTCTCCCACACCTTCTGCTTCATGCTCGCATACGCCTGCGGTATATTGCGCGAAAGAGACATGAGCATGGCGAACGAGAGTTCCGCCGTCGATATGGTGTTGCCGCTTGGGGCGTTCATGACCACGATGCCGCGCGCTGTCGCCGCCGGGATCTCTACATTATCGAGGCCTACACCGGCCCGGGCTATGAGCTTAAGGATCTTCCCTGCATCGATCACTTCCTTGTCCGCTTTTGATGCGCTTCGTACGATGAGCGCATCGAACGCTGATATCTCTTTCAGAAGTTCATCGCGCGGTGTTTTTGCATTGACTTTGACATCGAAAATGCCGCTTTTCTCGAGTATCTCGATGCCCTCTTTTGAGAATCCGTCTGCGGCGAATACTTTATACCTGGCCATGGTGTGTTCTCCTTATTATCATGCTATACGGGGTCGCGTGCCACCGATTTCGTGCTTGGGATACGTACGGTCTTCAGCCTTTCGGCGTTCCCTTATAGAGTACTTCCTGCGCTGCCGCAAGCGACGCTCCGAAACTGAACGCATGCCCGAGGTCCTTGAGCGCGAATTCGAGCGATGAAAGAGTCACAACGATATCGCTTTTGTCATAGTAGCCGATATGGCCGATACGTATGATGTCAGCCTTTTCGACGTCCTGTGACCCGGCGATGGATACTTTGTACTTTTCTTCCATGAGCGATTTTATCTTCTTGCCGCCGATGGCTTTCGGCGCGAGCACCGCAGTAACACCGTTCGCGGGATTGACGGGGAACACCGAGAGCCCGAGCGCCTTGCAGCCGTTGCGTGTCGCCTCAGCGATGTTCGCGTGACGCGCGTATACGTTCGCAAGTCCTTCCGCGAGCATCATATCGATGACCTTATCAAGACCGATAACGAGCGTAAGCGCCGGGGTCCATGGGGTCGTCTTTTTCTCAAGTTCCTTCTTTGCTGCCTTGAGATCGAAATAGAACACCGGCGTTCTGTTCGCTTCAACGCGCTTCCATGCCTTGTCCGACAATGCGATGAGCGCGAGCCCCGGCGGTATCATGAGCGCTTTCTGAGAACCGGTGAGAACGATATCGAGCCCCCATTCGTCCATCGGGCATTCGTGTACACCGAGCGCGGTAATGGCGTCGACGACGAGGATGGCGTCAGTAGGC includes:
- a CDS encoding alanine--glyoxylate aminotransferase family protein, producing the protein MYKEHLVSPGPTAVPSDALLAMAKPIYHHRTKRFDTLFAAMSEKLRTVFGTSRDVFTLTASGSGAMEAAVVNTINPGDAVITINGGKFGERWTKIAKRYGAVVDEIAVEWGKSIDPAVVEAKLKADKTIKAVFVQYCETSTGAMHDVKALAKVTAPTDAILVVDAITALGVHECPMDEWGLDIVLTGSQKALMIPPGLALIALSDKAWKRVEANRTPVFYFDLKAAKKELEKKTTPWTPALTLVIGLDKVIDMMLAEGLANVYARHANIAEATRNGCKALGLSVFPVNPANGVTAVLAPKAIGGKKIKSLMEEKYKVSIAGSQDVEKADIIRIGHIGYYDKSDIVVTLSSLEFALKDLGHAFSFGASLAAAQEVLYKGTPKG
- a CDS encoding AraC family transcriptional regulator; amino-acid sequence: MDARAIAVRVFNRGLAGCRSDWRLDEEGALTHRLYFIRGGNATYDDGTRQRLMHRHLYIFPSNTKYSITHDPRDPLSVVFFYAAFLPDIANPLIDVDLAACEPLNALGEWLYQTYAARMGSSVMEEFVVAQILSLVSSVVPLVPIADARILGVLERINKAPSAPLSLAELAGTAGLERHYFVTLFKKVTGTTPMRYIAGRRLEESRRLISTGRSVRDASREAGFSDEKSFSRLFKRVYGLAPSVLAREHGRY
- a CDS encoding LacI family DNA-binding transcriptional regulator, coding for MPTRDLIAKKAKVSSATVSRVYNDPDSVSPEKRERVLAAAAKYGYVPDKHASALRRNASGSIMFLERRPHASSPDERYYLWLYADVIRAVQSVIDSSMFNLMLRSFTDIGEIDHIREECDAVICHSLTDREAAHMHTLGMPYVCCYRNMAHDINTVFVDEYAGGKLAGTRFREHGLTKPAHITGALAQNNVCAQRWEGFASCFEQEPMLMNGALGIAGGYTSGKAVVRSIKDGSVDSIFIVNDLTAIGVVHALTESGIRIPGDVSLIGYDNLPFTQTLPFSLATIDLSLSEVYAAAARSLLASIRSPGPIRTSITPAYVDGASVRQMH
- the serA gene encoding phosphoglycerate dehydrogenase: MARYKVFAADGFSKEGIEILEKSGIFDVKVNAKTPRDELLKEISAFDALIVRSASKADKEVIDAGKILKLIARAGVGLDNVEIPAATARGIVVMNAPSGNTISTAELSFAMLMSLSRNIPQAYASMKQKVWEKKKFEGIEMHGKTLGIIGLGRIGREVAKRAIAFGMNVLGHDPYFPEEGAKTLGVTLVKLERIYKESDYITVHTPLSPETEDLVTKKEIALMKPNVRLVNCARGGIINENDLRDALAEKRIAGAALDVFITEPPKEFIYADLDNCITTPHLGASTEEAQISVAIETANALVSYFRDNVAHNSVNFPAIDAHIYNEMKNFVELASKIGAFLAQVARASITKVEVTYSGSITEKPTKILTTAVLKGLISSLIGSDSSVNFVNAPVIARERGISVVERNITKIGDFSEIIAVKITTESGKSVEIWGTVFTDGKPRIVRYDQYHIEMQPQGHVLLVICKDRYGFVGQIGTIMGDKKININDMRLTIEESSKRALNVLVLDTKPGKEVLDKVHAMPDIYEVHMISL
- the rpsD gene encoding 30S ribosomal protein S4; translated protein: MARTTHSVCRLCRREKTKLMLKGDRCLSARCAITKKRDIPGPKNRRMKQLSEFGVQLREKQKVKRVYGVLERQFRNMYREATRRKGITGEDLLKMLEMRLDNVVYRLGLAKSRAQARQFVTHGHILINGKKVSIPSRQVLIDDVIEYHAKSKDRPVMKELAENVKTEYLSPWLSYDAATQKGKVIAFPRREHIDFPVTEQLIIELYSK
- a CDS encoding DUF503 domain-containing protein; translation: MVVALAVFTVRIPHAASLKDKRHVVRPLIERLRREHAFAASEVEFMDEHTRARIGLAGVGNDAQVLRGAVDKCFYALEEDYPNTITDTDVEMMTFHGGE
- the rplQ gene encoding 50S ribosomal protein L17, coding for MRHRNTIKKFDMRKSQRVAMFRNMLTSLIMKEKVFTTKEKGGVLKKIADKVIHKAKTKGINVRRDISKYVPAENAQKKLIDVIAPRFMTRNGGYTRKVLAYRRFGDAAEMCYVMLCDEKPAAAPAGDKKSS
- a CDS encoding DNA-directed RNA polymerase subunit alpha, coding for MALKDILESTKKPHRVTFEREEVTPVFGRFTAQPFEKGYAVTVGNAVRRVLLSSIPGYAVSAIKIDGVSNEFENIKGVKEDTVVVILNLKKAVVRLTDGLDAKTVHIKKEGPGTFTAGDISLADSGVEVMNKDLVIATLAQGTKLSIDLQIDAGYGYVPSEMNEQLVQEIGAITIDAMYSPIRRVRFEVEDIRVGQRTDYGKLTLEVETNGAISPEKAVSWAAKILRNNLFAFLHIEESKDDAAGADGASEESALDRLRDVHIEEVEFSIRTANFLATNDLKTLDRVAMKSEGDLERMTGSNEMIIQEIKEKLAEYNATFGMR
- the amrA gene encoding AmmeMemoRadiSam system protein A, which gives rise to MLSSKSKIFLLSLARQTIAQRCAGRPAPRADNANAELAVQCGVFVTLHDTDGELRGCIGYVEGVKPLAQSVIDMALSAAFRDPRFSPVTERELKNIVIEITVLSPLTPIQSTDAVVVGKHGLVATKGHNRGLLLPQVPVEHHWDRDTFLSHTCMKAGLKPDEWRKGAVQFEVFEGEVFNEKDLT